The genomic stretch TGAGTCCAGCCCTGATTTTGGCTCTGCCCCTTTACTCAAGCCCACCTCTGCCAGCAGGGATCCCGAGCCCTCCAAACGGTCAGATTTCTGTTCAAGTTCTCCTTCCACACTGTTCCGTTTAGTTGAAGCTGAAGTATACACTACATCTCCTCCAGAATTTCTACCTTTAGCATGGTCTCTGCAGTGGCCACGGCTCCTTCCACTGTGACCCATGACCTTAAGGACAAAGGCTTTGGGACCGCCCTGCTTCCGGTGGCTGAGGTGGCTCTTTTACATGCTTTACATTAAGAATTTTGTCAGCCAGGCGGtggaaaaaagaattttttgtGGAATTCTTAAATTTCATGGAATAATTCTTAATATTCTGATAGATGTGGAGTTCTAGAAAATGTGCAGTGTCTTATGTGGCTCTGTGTGGCATATGCCCACATAGAACCCCCCATTCACCCCAAGACCAGGAGGGCTGCAGGTAAACTGCTATTCTAAACTCCTGATTATCAGAGCTGGTCTTTGCAACCAATTTCACTCCAGACAGTCACTGACTCTGCCGCAGGAAACCAGATCTCAGTGCAGGTTAAAGACGCAAACCTgagccagtgagacagctcagcggGTACAAAGCAATCGCCacacaaagacagaaggagagaaccaactcgcAGGAGTTGTCCCCTTTTCTCTGCATGCACGCGCATGTACAATGCATATCCCCTgtcatgtacatgcacacacaataataagTAAATTCTTAGGAAGATTAAATGATGTCATAAGAATTAATGGCCTAATCAATCTCATAGGGctggtaaaagaaaaacaaaaatcctgcgTTAGCTGactgaaaatacatgttttaattacctttataaattaaaaacaattgacAGAATTGTGGACAGACTGTTGAAAACATTAAAGGAAATTATTTAATCCTTTAAGTGTGCAATGGATTTTTCTGAAATAGACATTTGGGGCATAAATCAATAATTGTATTAGGGTGTATTtagggtgtgtgtggtgtatatgtgtgtgtgtgtgggtgtgtgtgtgtgtataccataaAGCAGTTAAACAGCTATATATTGGATCTGTTCCGAACATGCTTAACTGtagtacaaacaaacaaacaaacaaacataaacctGCAGCAAAATATCTGAGACTTGAGCTGACTCCGGCTGCCATGTGCTTGGGGTGACTATAAACCGGTTCCTGGGGTCTCTGGCTGGACCCTCCTGCCCTGTGCTGATTGCTTCTAACTGAAGAGGGCGGATTTggagttgggaagcagaggatgTGCAAGCCGCCCTGGTCCCCTTCTTGGAAGGCTCCTGTCTACCCTGCTGACATAGGCCCAACAGGTTAAATGAGGCACGGTAGGTGCGGTAGCGATTCGGAGGGAATGGGAACAAGCTGGCAGAACTTAAACCCAGCCCAGTCCTGTTCAGAGCCTTGTGATCGCTTAGGTCTAGGATGAGCCTTGTTCTGAGGTTGAACCTCTTGTGCAATAACACAAGCCCAGCAGGGCCTGGGACTGGAGGAGTaaaacacatgtgtgtttgtttttgctaagACTAGCTAAGAACAGTATCCCTTAGGATACACTGAGACTCACAGAATAATtattagagttaaaaaaaaataacctgatCATCTTGTTCAGAAATTGCAAATGTGCAGCCTCAGGTCAGACATGTTAAGCCTccatctattttttaaaacttgaaattgtcaacatttaattttaataatattcactccagggctggagagatggcttagctgttaaaagtgcctgctgctcttccagaggacctgtgtttggttaCTATCACCTGTATCAGGCATATTAAAATCACCTTTAAGTCCACCTCCAGGGACCCAGCACCttccctggcctccatgggcacccgtacacacatggcatatattaacacaaacacacatatgcataaaagaaTACTCACTTCACAAACCTAGCTGCttatcaaaaccagaaaatatgACAACTCTAGACCTTGGTAACAAACTAACATGTAGTCAGTCACCAGCCAACTGGTCGAGTAActccacaggggcacgtgttcctgAATCTGTCACTGTCACCAGAAGCCTGACTAGTGGACAGGACATAGAAACCAAGATCTAAGAAGTCAGCCTGCCTCTTACAAAGCAGCAAACGGCAGATCCTTGTTTATGCAGCAGAGTTTTAAAGGAAACCTCTGGTATAAGCACACCTTAGTAATGTTCTTGGTCCAGTGCCCATCTCAGAACAGTTCTGAATGACTTGACCAATTTGGAAACCATGCGGCATGTCAATACCACCGTCTTAGAAAAGGCTAAGTTCTTGTGTTTGGTGATGAATTTCCCAGGCAGTTCCAGTCCTAGGAAATGGCCCTCTGAGAATTATTTAGGGACTCTTCGGAGTTCATTCATGAGCCAAAGGGCACCACTGAGCAGAGCCAAGGAGCCTGACTGGTGTGTGGCAGCCAGCGGAGTGGGGACGTACATAAGCAGAGTGCTAATGCCCAGGGCCACCtgtggtagaagaaagaagaaaagaagtcatcTTGAAAGTGACTGCACACACCGCCACGTTGTCTCTCAGACATTACAAATGCATGTATCCCATGTCAGAAGCAAGcatccataaaataaagaaatccaggacGCAGTCAGTCATGGTGCAAGCAATCctactgcctcagtctccagagtgctgggatcatgagcatgagctaccacacccagctcctgcttcctgtccccacaGGTCATCACTGCTACCATCCTATATGCCTCACTTTTCATGTCTGTGGGTATGGAGAgacagttttctgtttttgttgtttgtttaaggcaaagtctcactgtgtaaccctggctggcctagaacgcactatatagaccaggctagtcctaaactcacctgcctctccatcccaagtgctgggatacagAGATAAATATAGTTCTATGTTGTTAAAAATACATTgttctgggttggagagatggctcagtggttagagcactggctgctcttccagaggtcctgagtttaattcccatcaatcaaatggtggcttacaaccatctgtagtgtgatctgatgtcctcttctggagtgtcagcaacaaagtactcatatacataaagtaaataaataaatcctaaaaacaaaaaacgttGTCCTGTCCCTCGCTCTTTCTTAAACTGCTGTGCTGCATCTCGCAGCAGAGCCATCGGTGGTGGCTTTAATTTGTTTCCAGTTTTACCATCACAAGTCTGAGTTTCCTTACGCAAAGCTCTGAGTGCGTTAGTTTTTCTAAGACAACTGTCAGTTTTGGGGACCAAAGCTTTAGATCTCATAtatcatacataatatatattatattgtctAATTGCCCTTTGAAGAAAGTTATTATAGGCTCATGGTCTCTCCAAGAATATCCAAACTTGTGCATTTTCCTAGACCCATGCTAATCCAtcatctctgcctgctgcctcacACCCGAGCTTCAGCTCTCCAGAGAGCTACAAGCACAAAGTGGGGGGTTAGTATTTTTTAGTTGCTCCTCTCTAATATTAAAAGGCTGTTGTGTTTATCAGCCATCTGTCACTCCTCTTGTGGCAATCATGTATTGCCACCCTTTATATCATTATTAATCTACTATTACCATTAGCTTTGTTTGGGACATGCCATTGGACCAAGCAGGGCTATGTACCTGTGCATATGCCAAAGCTAGCAGAGTCACTGCTGCCATCTTGGTTCTTCGAGGAAGGGGGATTCTCCGGGACAGGAAATAGAGCACTGTAATGGCAGTGACGGATGTGACTCCCTACAAGAGAGAAATAGATGGTCATTGTGCAGCTAGGATTTCTGTCACATTGACTCCCACTCAAGTCACACATCTCACACCAGCCAGAAACAACTTTCCTAGTCACGAGGAACGATACCCAGCCCAGCTGCTCTAAGTTAGCATCACCACCATCCCCTTCTGCTCCAACTGAGGTGGCACTGTCACCAGGGCACCACTGGGGTTTGTGTTTCCTACTTTGTACTTACTTCCCTTCCCTTGGGGGAGAGTCTTGCTTCTTAAATCAGACCTTGTATCCTTGGCTATAATTTCACATCTAACTGTACATTTTCTGcaaagttatttttatcttttgggcatgggtgtttagcctgcatgcatgtctgtgcgcTGTGTGCATGTGGTGCCTGCGGAGGCCACAGGAGCTGTtgaagcctctggaactggagtgactaCCTTAAAGCAGGGCTGACCTCAGCACAGAAAGGGTTTAACTTGAGTGGGAGTGGCAGTGCTTCCAGCTGGTTTCATTTACACCAGAAGAAGGGTCTGGGTCTGGCAATAACGTTTCTCATCTCCATCTATGCCAGAGAGAATGTCTTCTATCATATTTCTATGTTTCAGAAGAAGCTATGGGGGGGAGACCCAATCCCAGTTTACTTATGCTAAAACACTGTGTAGGGGTGGGGACTGAAACGACCTTGAATATCAGCCCTAGCCCAAGGATATGGTCTTCTGTATGTCTCCCTGTCTACCGTCACACACTGGGCATGCCTCCATCTGATGGCATCCTACCCCTAGCTTAACACTCACTCTAGAGGTCCGGTTTCTGCTGGTCATGTTTTAAGAACGCTGTAGGAGAACTCTAGGGCTTCCTTTGCTCTCTATTGTATTAcatgtattgtattgtattacattgtattgtattgtattacaTTGTATtacattgtattgtattgtattacattgtattgtattgtattacgTGTATTGCTAAATCTTAACTTCTTGTTCTGTTAAAGCTTCTCTCGGATCCACCAGTTATCATGGTCTCCCACTTACGCCTTGTGCCCTGTGACCCTACCCTGCCTTCTTTAACACTACTGCTTCATGGGGGTCTCCTGGGTACAGTTCATCATACTTAGGCTGCCAGGGCAGTCTTAATACGGCTCCCACACAATCAGTACCTATCAGCTTAAATAAATGGAACAGAATTAATAGGCACCCTTGGGGCTCTTCCATAGCTGTGTGCTCTGTTCTCTAATAACCACCCCTCTGCTGCACTGGCATTTGGGCACATGCAGGATTGAGGGGAGTCAGCACTATTGGCCTGAATAAGCAGTTACTGCCCTGAGGCCCGAGGCTGTCAGTGCCTCGCTGGCACTCCCGATACTTGGTGTGGGGTCCCCATGCCCAGCAGCACATAGCGCACACTCACCAGAAGCCGGTGATCAAACTGAACCATGGTAGGATTCTCAAAAACGTTCTTCAGAACAGGGGAGAAGGTCAGGAGGTCCTCTGGGATCCAAGATTCTCCCATTTTGGGGAAGGAGTTGTAAACGAGGCCAGCATCCAGCCCTGCCACAAAAGCCCCTGCGTGCCAAGACACACAGGAGTTATTAAAATGAAGACCAAGTATTAGCTCCAAACACAGAAAAATCTCCTGCCCAGAGCTAGACTGAGGAACAATTTGGAGGATAATAGAGAAACAGGCAAGTGGGAACAGAAAGAACGCACTCACAATGTTCTCAGTGGGAACGCACATCACAGTCCCTACAGGAACCCAGCAGCACCTGAATCCTTCTCTGCTCTGACCTCGAGACTCCAGCACGGTCTCTCTCTGCTGGAGACCAGAAATGCTGGAGATTTGCTGTTTGTTTCCACTCTGTGTCCTTCCTGTCCCTGACGATGCTCGGCTCTCTCGGAACCTGATTGACTCCTcgctccctcagtccctgctcacacATCAGCACAAGAGGATCCCCTGATGCGACAGGAACCCGCACCCTCTACCTGATTCCTCTCCCTCAGGCTGCTTTACCTCCTCATGGCACCGAGTGATACTGATGCCCTTGCTGTgcactatctgtctgtcttcccaagGATTCGGGAAATATTTGTTGAAGgagcaaagaaaatacaaaaaaaaaaaaaaatcacaaacttaCAAACTGAACCCTGTCTAAGCACAAAAGGAAGGCAGGTCTGAATGAATGGATGATAGATCCACTATTATcaacaaagtcaaagaaatttGAATCATTTTGTAAACATGATTTAtaacatcaaaattcaaactcaccTTATACAGAAAAGAAGTGAAAAGCAGAGAATCGGGGTACCGTGGGCTGGTTTGATTAATGTCATTTTCATGGCTGAGTAGCACTTGCCAATAGAACTGTCTGTGGTAACTGAAGTGTTCTTAGTGGTTCCTGCAAACATTAGCcaggagcctcctgcctctgtctaggACTCAGTGAGGCTAGCATAACTGAATGAAAGCTAAGTGCTAGTTAACCTGAGTTTAAGTTAATCACACTAGATACATCTAGTCCTACACTAGACAATGCATTCcaaggtggggaagggagaggtgagAACACATTTAAGAACAAGAAGCCTAGGGCTGGGACGACGGTggctgctgctctcccagagctcgcttcccagcacccatgctgggtggcTCCCAAGCATATGTAACTCTGCTACAGGGCAATGCAAtgccctctctggtctctgcatacctgcacacatgtggcatacactcacacagacacacacatgtacacataagtaAATTAAAGCTCTTAGGAGGACAGGCCTACATGGGTCTGAGCTCCAATGAACTTGTCATCTTAGACCCTCACTGAGTACAGGCCGCCTGTGTGACCACTCTGGTGTAACGTGTAACAATAAAGCTTACACCACACAACTAACACGGTTGCGGCTACATGCCAGGCGCCGTTCTAAGCTCGTTATGTACATGACTTCCGGTCATCGTCTCTGTTTTTACACAGCTTGCAGCTCCCAGCTAAAGCCAGAAATTGATCTGAACTTAGGCAGTGTAGATTCAGTAAGTGCTCAATAGTATTGTTCAACGGAGTGGACAGCGGGGCAGGGGACAGTGAACAGACACTGGTGTGAAGGAGCGGAGCGTGACAGGAAAAGATGaggaagcagcaggaagaagagagtgtCAGGCAAGAAACGCCACTTCAAACTGGATGGAGATACTCTATATATGCTGGGCTGAGCCTACCTGAGAGAGCTGTGAGGAACACCAGGCCTGCTGTGCCACCAGCAAACCGTCTCAACCACAGGAGCTGCCGCGTTTCTGGTAACTGGAAAGGATAATCAGGTGAGCTGTTGGGTAGGAATTATGGAGGCACAACATCGGCCAAACCCAAACCCAGACAATTTGAGGTCAGATGGTGTCTGCTGACGAGGATAAGTACTCTCAGCAGACACTGCTCCAACACAGGGTAAGTAGTCCCATCACACACTGTTCCTACATAGGATAAGAATCCCCGGCAGACACTGTTCTAACAGGCTAAACACTTTCAGCAGACATTGTTCCAACACACATCTATTTCATTGTTGGATACTGAACTGTCCAAATGAGCTTGGACACTCCCAGatatcaaataattaaaatttaaatagccCCCCAGTAGCTAGTACTTTCTGGGGTGGAGGACATGACTCGATATTGCTTAACTAGCCATATATCTCAAATTCTTTCTGTAATTGGTAGAATATAAACAAGTAAAAAGGGCAAAATTGATAAATGTTATCAGTAACCTGCCACAGTTCCATTCCAGGTttgggtgtgcgtgtgtgtctgagtgtgagtgtgtgtgtgtgtgtgtgtatgtgtgtatgtgtgtgcacgctaGTACTTAGGAAGGATGAAAGAGCACAGGGGTTGAAGAAGGATGGCTTATCAGGAAACAGCTATAGACACAAgcagtttattttataaatttcccttggaagtcagaggaagaatCTTTCAGATGAAGAGTATTTACaatgaaaatgtttcaaatttgGCTCTGTTTTGAACATTTCCAGTCCTTACTGGGACTCAGGCCCCTAACTCTAAACATCTATTACACCTATTAAATGATTCTACTGAAAAAAATCTTATGTTACATCAAACTTTTTTTCCATGAACAGTTTATTCAGGTTGCCTCCTGATTTAATACTTACTTAcgtattacttttaaatttaagcattttaaattatcattatgTACATTGTGGCGTCTATTGCGCTCCTCATTCACCTTTACGTGGGGTCAGAGGACGGAATTCAGTTTTCAGACATGCTGAGCCATCGGGCCACCCACAAtcattatttgtaaatataagaaaaaagtgaaagagttaaaaaagaaagaatgaaaatagtgACCTAAACAACTGTGGTAACTTGAGACTTCTCATAGATGAAGGCCTCAAAACAATTGGAACTTGATTTTGAGTCACATAAAAactgctgaaaaacaaaacaaaacaaaaacccaacataCAGAAAAGCACTTTTTAGACACAAATCACTATGGCTCAATACAGTGTTAGACTGAATGCCGTGTCCCCACTTAATACTGCACAATGGGGCAAAAGTTCAAACCCAGCTCTTGATCTAGTCTCTCTTATCTTGCCATTCACGATCCACTCTGGGAGCCAGGGCTAATGTGGTTGGGTCATGCCTGACGGTCAGCTCCCCTTGCCGTTTTCCTACAATTTGTGCTTTTACATTCCTCATTAGATAATGCTGACAAGGTATTCAGCCTCTATAttatccagccactttcctggctctgtgtgtgtgtgtgtgtgtgtgtgtgtgtgtgtgtgtgtgtgtgtgatattgatTTACTGATACACGTCAGAACTGGAATCAGAGCCTCACGAATACATGCTTTGTAACAGGCATTAAAGGGAGTCTGGTTTTGACTCACTAACTATGCATTAGAACCAGCTTTTCCACTGCCCTGCCATGTCAGCACCGGGCAGCCGTGGTGACCCTGATGCTTACCTTGTGCTGAGGCAGTAGCAGAGACAGGGAGGTCCACAGACTGGCACAGTAGAGAACCAGTGCTGACCCCAGGTGGGCTGCGAGGCGGTACTGACTGACCCGAGGGATGTCATAGGACTCTGGTTTTTCTTCCAATCCACTTTTCACCATATACCAACCCAACAGACCCTACAAGTCAAGTAGAAAGAGGCAAATCAAACAAGGTTTGACCTGTCAGGTTCTACTGAGAAACTAGATTATCAGAAAGAATGCCCTACCGACCCATTTTCTACACTCTCCCACGCAGCCAGTGTTCAGAATCGCTGTATTTACAGTATTAGTGCTTGGCCACTCTTTAGACTTACGTTTCGCTGAAGATAGGTCATGTATATAAGATCATACAGATGTTTATCTGCACCCAAAACTGtacaaatactcaataaaagttAACATGTAAATCAGTGAAACAGAATATTCTATGAAAACTAGATTGTATTTAGAAAAAACTTAAAAgttttgaaagaacctagtggggaaacccccactcaattcccgatttggcgtgcacccaagaatcacgaacagtgGACCATCTTGataagcatgaggtagtttaatgacggagctccgggcgacacatatctcccgcaggagacagtggattcaaacccgaggcttggaagctaggggtttttatagaaaaggggtggggctgggggaggaactggcgaggtttcacatgattggtccatttaaacattagcagcctgttaacatttaacttaggtcagaagggtgggagatagggaggcaccaggccagtcaggcaaatcattctctttatctctctttatctttatggctaagcagcctcaggaatgtctttaAGGACGaagggcctgcctgggcatgtcctggcctgttctgctatgttctcagtcccaggtttcaaagctcacaaacaactctttgggctatttgacatacattacatgaatcacaggtctcaagttttatttcctttcagtttaaCTGTTTAAAAACAATTACTGTTGAGATAGGTGGGTATAAGATAAACATAACTATCTGGGGGGAGGTCATACAAATGTGTAAGATTTTGCATGCAGATTGCTTTGCAAAAATATATTTCAACTCtctaagaaaaatgaaactggaaGCTAATTTGTGGAGGTGAAGAAATTTAAAGTTGAACTCCAAACTCACACAGTCCAAAGAGACTTCAGCTCTTccttcagaaggaaggaagaagggagagggggggggaggggggaagatcAGTAAGGAAAGCTCGTGTTTAAGCCCGATGTGGTGGCACCAGCTTGTgaccccagtgcttgggaagtaggagcagcagcagcagcagcaacttgAGGTCATACTTGGCTGCACAGCAAGTTGGAG from Mus caroli chromosome 19, CAROLI_EIJ_v1.1, whole genome shotgun sequence encodes the following:
- the LOC110285442 gene encoding cytochrome c oxidase assembly protein COX15 homolog is translated as MQRLLLPSLRALTGSRNVGLLVPRVASRTQCGSSCGSQRPLRPGQYSTITEVALQSGKGTVSLPSRAAERAVGRWLLVCSGTVAGAVILGGVTRLTESGLSMVDWHLIKEMKPPTSQEEWEAEFQKYQQFPEFKILNHDMTLAEFKFIWYMEYSHRMWGRAVGLAYILPAAYFWRKGWLNRGMKGRVLALCGLVCFQGLLGWYMVKSGLEEKPESYDIPRVSQYRLAAHLGSALVLYCASLWTSLSLLLPQHKLPETRQLLWLRRFAGGTAGLVFLTALSGAFVAGLDAGLVYNSFPKMGESWIPEDLLTFSPVLKNVFENPTMVQFDHRLLGVTSVTAITVLYFLSRRIPLPRRTKMAAVTLLALAYAQVALGISTLLMYVPTPLAATHQSGSLALLSGALWLMNELRRVPK